In Poecilia reticulata strain Guanapo linkage group LG1, Guppy_female_1.0+MT, whole genome shotgun sequence, one genomic interval encodes:
- the tbce gene encoding tubulin-specific chaperone E isoform X2, which translates to MQKVSFGVDFLTAVYLTYQTNAEEVLNEEIFISSKKLEWFVVEEKRFENLPSVMLYHRNVNGPGVAGDIRKTTPNVQWLDLSGSLLSTWKDVAAITEQLDKLEGLQLSVNRISLTSDPWAHRQAFSNLKLLALNNCDFTWLQILECAAMWPQLEDLSLENNNIRELQRPEGVLQTLKSLNLSCNPLMQESVSRLSSLPRLEWLNLSNTKLSIIQLEDATQASTTDVFPALKNLNLDHNNISEWSMVNELAKLPCLVKLSCRDNKLVSSDGNPKTVNQMIIAKLGHLLYLNNSEISFEERKGAELDYIKMFGEEWLKAGGADQPSTALICQHPRYQMLIEKYGAPDEGELKKPEPFALKNQLINITFVFPDDADREPISKKLPASMVVQKVKGLLHRLLRIPPADLRLTYTSHKVSGTEFPIDSDLKTLHFYSVEDGDQVLVRWS; encoded by the exons ATGCAG AAAGTGAGTTTTGGAGTGGACTTCCTGACTGCTGTTTATTTGACCTATCAGACAAACGCAGAGGAGGTGCTGAACGAGGAGATCTTCATTTCCTCCAAGAAGCTCGAATGGTTTGTTGTTGAGGAGAAAAG GTTTGAGAATCTTCCATCAGTTATGTTGTACCATCGCAATGTCAATGGACCCGGGGTGGCTGGAGATATCAGGAAAACAACACCCA ACGTTCAGTGGTTGGACCTCTCTGGGTCTCTGTTGTCCACATGGAAAGATGTGGCTGccatcacagagcagctggacaAACTGGAAGGCCTGCAGCTCAG TGTCAACAGAATTagcttgacctctgacccctgggCTCACCGTCAGGCGTTCAGCAACCTCAAACTTCTTGCCCTCAACAACTGTGACTTCACCTGGCTGCAG ATCCTGGAGTGCGCCGCCATGTGGCCTCAGCTGGAGGATCTGTCTTTAGAAAATAACAACATAAGAGAACTACAGAG GCCAGAGGGCGTCCTGCAAACACTGAAGAGTCTCAATCTGTCTTGTAATCCTTTGATGCAAGAAAGCGTGTCCAGGTTATCATCTCTGCCCAG ACTGGAGTGGCTTAACCTGTCTAACACCAAACTGTCAATTATTCAACTTGAAGATGCAACTCAAG CTTCTACTACAGACGTCTTTCCTGCTCTGAAGAATCTCAATCTGGACCACAACAACATCTCTGAG TGGAGTATGGTTAATGAGCTCGCCAAACTTCCCTGCCTTGTTAAATTATCATGTCGTGACAACAAACTGGTGAGCAGCGATGGAAACCCAAAAACTGTCAATCAAATGATTATTGCCAAACTTGGACATCTGCTCTACCTGAACAACAGTGAG ATCAGCTTTGAAGAAAGAAAGGGGGCGGAGCTTGACTACATCAAGATGTTTGGAGAGGAGTGGCTGAAGGCAGGGGGTGCAGATCAGCCCAGCACGGCGTTAATCTGCCAGCACCCACGTTATCAGATGCTTATTGAGA agtatgGAGCCCCGGATGAAGGCGAGCTGAAGAAGCCAGAGCCATTTGCCCTGAAAAATCAGCTGATAA acattacatttgtttttcctgatgATGCCGATCGGGAACCTATAAGCAAGAAACTACcag CCTCTATGGTTGTTCAGAAAGTAAAGGGACTGCTGCACAGGCTGCTGAGGATCCCACCTGCAGATCTGAGGCTAACCTACACCAGCCACAAG GTGTCGGGGACAGAGTTTCCCATCGACAGTGACTTAAAGACGCTTCATTTTTACTCAGTGGAGGACGGAGACCAGGTTCTGGTTCGCTGGTCCTGA
- the tbce gene encoding tubulin-specific chaperone E isoform X1, with amino-acid sequence MGTDQSERDKMPLDPVGRRISCGKERATVRYVGHVSPYEGLWLGVEWDNPERGKHDGSHEGVQYFTCRNPKGGSFVRPQKVSFGVDFLTAVYLTYQTNAEEVLNEEIFISSKKLEWFVVEEKRFENLPSVMLYHRNVNGPGVAGDIRKTTPNVQWLDLSGSLLSTWKDVAAITEQLDKLEGLQLSVNRISLTSDPWAHRQAFSNLKLLALNNCDFTWLQILECAAMWPQLEDLSLENNNIRELQRPEGVLQTLKSLNLSCNPLMQESVSRLSSLPRLEWLNLSNTKLSIIQLEDATQASTTDVFPALKNLNLDHNNISEWSMVNELAKLPCLVKLSCRDNKLVSSDGNPKTVNQMIIAKLGHLLYLNNSEISFEERKGAELDYIKMFGEEWLKAGGADQPSTALICQHPRYQMLIEKYGAPDEGELKKPEPFALKNQLINITFVFPDDADREPISKKLPASMVVQKVKGLLHRLLRIPPADLRLTYTSHKVSGTEFPIDSDLKTLHFYSVEDGDQVLVRWS; translated from the exons ATGGGAACGGATCAGTCCGAACGGGATAAGATGCCGCTGGACCCCGTGGGTAGGCGGATCTCCTGCGGAAAGGAACGGGCCACGGTCCGCTACGTTGGGCATGTATCACCATATGAag GGCTGTGGCTTGGCGTGGAGTGGGATAACccagagagaggaaaacatgatGGCAGCCATGAAGGAGTGCAGTATTTTACATGCAG AAATCCTAAGGGAGGATCCTTTGTTCGTCCGCAGAAAGTGAGTTTTGGAGTGGACTTCCTGACTGCTGTTTATTTGACCTATCAGACAAACGCAGAGGAGGTGCTGAACGAGGAGATCTTCATTTCCTCCAAGAAGCTCGAATGGTTTGTTGTTGAGGAGAAAAG GTTTGAGAATCTTCCATCAGTTATGTTGTACCATCGCAATGTCAATGGACCCGGGGTGGCTGGAGATATCAGGAAAACAACACCCA ACGTTCAGTGGTTGGACCTCTCTGGGTCTCTGTTGTCCACATGGAAAGATGTGGCTGccatcacagagcagctggacaAACTGGAAGGCCTGCAGCTCAG TGTCAACAGAATTagcttgacctctgacccctgggCTCACCGTCAGGCGTTCAGCAACCTCAAACTTCTTGCCCTCAACAACTGTGACTTCACCTGGCTGCAG ATCCTGGAGTGCGCCGCCATGTGGCCTCAGCTGGAGGATCTGTCTTTAGAAAATAACAACATAAGAGAACTACAGAG GCCAGAGGGCGTCCTGCAAACACTGAAGAGTCTCAATCTGTCTTGTAATCCTTTGATGCAAGAAAGCGTGTCCAGGTTATCATCTCTGCCCAG ACTGGAGTGGCTTAACCTGTCTAACACCAAACTGTCAATTATTCAACTTGAAGATGCAACTCAAG CTTCTACTACAGACGTCTTTCCTGCTCTGAAGAATCTCAATCTGGACCACAACAACATCTCTGAG TGGAGTATGGTTAATGAGCTCGCCAAACTTCCCTGCCTTGTTAAATTATCATGTCGTGACAACAAACTGGTGAGCAGCGATGGAAACCCAAAAACTGTCAATCAAATGATTATTGCCAAACTTGGACATCTGCTCTACCTGAACAACAGTGAG ATCAGCTTTGAAGAAAGAAAGGGGGCGGAGCTTGACTACATCAAGATGTTTGGAGAGGAGTGGCTGAAGGCAGGGGGTGCAGATCAGCCCAGCACGGCGTTAATCTGCCAGCACCCACGTTATCAGATGCTTATTGAGA agtatgGAGCCCCGGATGAAGGCGAGCTGAAGAAGCCAGAGCCATTTGCCCTGAAAAATCAGCTGATAA acattacatttgtttttcctgatgATGCCGATCGGGAACCTATAAGCAAGAAACTACcag CCTCTATGGTTGTTCAGAAAGTAAAGGGACTGCTGCACAGGCTGCTGAGGATCCCACCTGCAGATCTGAGGCTAACCTACACCAGCCACAAG GTGTCGGGGACAGAGTTTCCCATCGACAGTGACTTAAAGACGCTTCATTTTTACTCAGTGGAGGACGGAGACCAGGTTCTGGTTCGCTGGTCCTGA
- the tbce gene encoding tubulin-specific chaperone E isoform X3: protein MQTNAEEVLNEEIFISSKKLEWFVVEEKRFENLPSVMLYHRNVNGPGVAGDIRKTTPNVQWLDLSGSLLSTWKDVAAITEQLDKLEGLQLSVNRISLTSDPWAHRQAFSNLKLLALNNCDFTWLQILECAAMWPQLEDLSLENNNIRELQRPEGVLQTLKSLNLSCNPLMQESVSRLSSLPRLEWLNLSNTKLSIIQLEDATQASTTDVFPALKNLNLDHNNISEWSMVNELAKLPCLVKLSCRDNKLVSSDGNPKTVNQMIIAKLGHLLYLNNSEISFEERKGAELDYIKMFGEEWLKAGGADQPSTALICQHPRYQMLIEKYGAPDEGELKKPEPFALKNQLINITFVFPDDADREPISKKLPASMVVQKVKGLLHRLLRIPPADLRLTYTSHKVSGTEFPIDSDLKTLHFYSVEDGDQVLVRWS from the exons ATGCAG ACAAACGCAGAGGAGGTGCTGAACGAGGAGATCTTCATTTCCTCCAAGAAGCTCGAATGGTTTGTTGTTGAGGAGAAAAG GTTTGAGAATCTTCCATCAGTTATGTTGTACCATCGCAATGTCAATGGACCCGGGGTGGCTGGAGATATCAGGAAAACAACACCCA ACGTTCAGTGGTTGGACCTCTCTGGGTCTCTGTTGTCCACATGGAAAGATGTGGCTGccatcacagagcagctggacaAACTGGAAGGCCTGCAGCTCAG TGTCAACAGAATTagcttgacctctgacccctgggCTCACCGTCAGGCGTTCAGCAACCTCAAACTTCTTGCCCTCAACAACTGTGACTTCACCTGGCTGCAG ATCCTGGAGTGCGCCGCCATGTGGCCTCAGCTGGAGGATCTGTCTTTAGAAAATAACAACATAAGAGAACTACAGAG GCCAGAGGGCGTCCTGCAAACACTGAAGAGTCTCAATCTGTCTTGTAATCCTTTGATGCAAGAAAGCGTGTCCAGGTTATCATCTCTGCCCAG ACTGGAGTGGCTTAACCTGTCTAACACCAAACTGTCAATTATTCAACTTGAAGATGCAACTCAAG CTTCTACTACAGACGTCTTTCCTGCTCTGAAGAATCTCAATCTGGACCACAACAACATCTCTGAG TGGAGTATGGTTAATGAGCTCGCCAAACTTCCCTGCCTTGTTAAATTATCATGTCGTGACAACAAACTGGTGAGCAGCGATGGAAACCCAAAAACTGTCAATCAAATGATTATTGCCAAACTTGGACATCTGCTCTACCTGAACAACAGTGAG ATCAGCTTTGAAGAAAGAAAGGGGGCGGAGCTTGACTACATCAAGATGTTTGGAGAGGAGTGGCTGAAGGCAGGGGGTGCAGATCAGCCCAGCACGGCGTTAATCTGCCAGCACCCACGTTATCAGATGCTTATTGAGA agtatgGAGCCCCGGATGAAGGCGAGCTGAAGAAGCCAGAGCCATTTGCCCTGAAAAATCAGCTGATAA acattacatttgtttttcctgatgATGCCGATCGGGAACCTATAAGCAAGAAACTACcag CCTCTATGGTTGTTCAGAAAGTAAAGGGACTGCTGCACAGGCTGCTGAGGATCCCACCTGCAGATCTGAGGCTAACCTACACCAGCCACAAG GTGTCGGGGACAGAGTTTCCCATCGACAGTGACTTAAAGACGCTTCATTTTTACTCAGTGGAGGACGGAGACCAGGTTCTGGTTCGCTGGTCCTGA
- the rbm34 gene encoding RNA-binding protein 34 translates to MKKKVHHREKMQLGQESSAYAVGQVSGSLFQQSSEPSGSLSALFTTPLPASSSSLFQPVPKKRIQKTTERNEQQKDGLEVKVKEMKNKPNRKTSVAEQQLLNRESSLLTADTDENVQKSSMRKKRKASEITGENSTDYWVTKRQKLKANKQEEALKMKRTVFVGNLPISCTMKTLLGLFRDKGPIESARFRSVVREDPSMSRKEATIKRKVHPKKQSINAYVVFKNEEGVTNALERNGMEIEKGFHIRVDRVTDKSSHDHKRSVFVGNLAFDIKELAFRQHFEECGKVEGVRLVRDPNSGLGKGFGYVLFESADSVEVALSLDGSKLESRSIRVKRSVTKEKQTNKTNSTGALRKSRQNAVKGSGGARKPGQANFNPKPSDLSSFKGEMANPNKKNKKVLKKKNKTRKTRRVSMK, encoded by the exons ATGAAGAAAAAAGTTCACCACAG agaaaaaatgCAGCTCGGTCAAGAGTCATCTGCATATGCTGTCGGCCAGGTATCAGGCAGTTTGTTCCAGCAGAGCTCTGAACCGTCTGGGTCATTGTCAGCATTATTCACGACTCCGTTACCAGCGTCGTCATCATCTCTGTTTCAGCCTGTCCCTAAG aaGCGTATTCAAAAGACCACAGAAAGAAATGAGCAGCAGAAAGATGGTTTAGAAGTGAAGGTCAAGGAGATGAAGaacaaacccaacaggaagACATCAGtggctgagcagcagctgctgaacag gGAGAGCAGTTTATTAACAGCAGACACAGATGAGAATGTGCAAAAGAGTTCaatgagaaaaaagaggaaagcatCAGAGATTACTGGTGAAAACAGTACAGATTACTGGGTGACGAAGCGACAGAAACTGAAGGCCAACAAACAAGAGGAAGCCTTAAAGATGAAAAGGACCGTGTTTGTTGGCAACCTACCAATCAGCTGCACAATGAAG ACCCTGCTAGGACTCTTCAGAGATAAAGGACCGATTGAATCTGCTCGGTTTCGCTCTGtg GTCAGAGAGGATCCCTCTATGTCTCGTAAAGAAGCAACTATTAA acGCAAAGTTCATCCCAAGAAGCAAAGCATAAATGCTTATgtggtgtttaaaaatgaagaggGAGTTACCAATGCTCTGGAGAG GAATGGCATGGAGATCGAGAAAGGCTTTCACATCCGAGTGGACAGAGTGACTGACAAGTCATCA CATGATCACAAGCGCTCTGTTTTTGTTGGGAACCTGGCATTTG ATATCAAGGAGTTGGCATTTCGACAGCATTTTGAGGAGTGTGGAAAAGTCGAGGGAGTGCGACTAGTGCGAGACCCAAACTCCGGACTTGGGAAAGGATTCGGATATGTCCTGTTTGAG AGTGCCGACTCGGTAGAGGTGGCGCTATCACTGGATGGCTCAAAGCTGGAAAGCAGGTCCATCCGTGTGAAGAGATCAGTGACAAAGGAAAAGCAGACGAATAAAACCAACAGCACAGGAGCCCTGAGGAAGTCCAGGCAGAATGCTGTGAAAGGTTCAGGAGGGGCCCGGAAACCCGGTCAAGCAAATTTCAATCCCAAACCAAGTGACCTCTCGTCTTTTAAAGGAGAGATGGCAAAtccaaacaagaaaaataagaaagttttaaagaagaaaaataagacaaGAAAGACTCGTCGAGTCTCTATGAAATAA